A single genomic interval of Alistipes provencensis harbors:
- a CDS encoding glycerophosphodiester phosphodiesterase family protein: MKRKLLLFALLPALTAMLTCTSCGDDGTDGSGKAVFTLGSPDDGNDPSAVRISSGNYSKIFTIETPGAWRIEKSETAGWLSVRPESGEGAASVYFSAASNDNPEPRSADIIFYAGAQPVHTLVFEQAANTPYLTITPETGSVPVGGGDITLLVDTNLGEWDYAVASGDGEWLAEKAKTSTSLTLTAAANERFSQLKATVTFSVTGYPDLKQEVEVTQNGFTADLLDLVFNNDGTATDISPMHNVVECLPGASLMTYYNDSYGRYVARFNHEPGANPSSGYYKVDYFNNQTFRDALADGHTLEVLVMFDAEADGEKEIKPLSSMQGGGTGFLITKKDRGTELTFLPHLTSGGWQWTRSGVTPQRAKYYHLVGVWDKTAQKSRIYVNGEQKAEIAAEGNFNFPNNDNCYWFGIGCDAGDNKAEAGWRGDIAIVRIYGDPLSADKVAALWNEVKDLEPQGSVIELSDITFLPNALVKAGSVYKVLGKGFQAGDRMRLESVDDEKSSFLCDATVTDASIGFEIPGGFVSGNYRMVLMRGDARCPIGFVELTLSDNPTLQNLPQVIAHRGFHTTNGAAENSLASLEAAIALGVYGSEADFYITRDGVVVSNHDPDINGVKIESADYDDIKDIELSNGEKVATLDVYLDEIAEAVTKLIIEIKPHSTTEHNNRVVDAIVGELAARGMNDRVDFISFNYAICQRLAAKVPGALVGYLQGDKSPWSMSPDIKCIDYSMAALRQNPRWVRDAHARGMKVNVWTVNSQADMMEFIGMGVDFITTDHPDTLREMLSELAE; the protein is encoded by the coding sequence ATGAAGAGAAAACTTCTACTGTTCGCACTGCTTCCGGCCCTGACGGCGATGCTGACCTGCACGTCGTGCGGAGACGATGGCACCGACGGCTCGGGAAAAGCCGTGTTTACACTCGGATCGCCCGATGACGGGAATGATCCTTCCGCCGTGCGGATCAGTTCCGGCAATTATTCGAAGATTTTCACGATTGAAACCCCCGGTGCATGGCGGATCGAGAAATCCGAAACGGCCGGATGGCTCTCGGTGCGTCCCGAATCGGGCGAAGGGGCTGCGTCGGTCTATTTTTCGGCGGCGTCCAACGATAATCCTGAGCCGCGCAGCGCGGATATCATCTTCTATGCCGGCGCACAGCCGGTGCATACGCTCGTTTTCGAGCAGGCCGCGAATACGCCCTATTTGACCATTACGCCCGAGACGGGTTCCGTTCCGGTGGGCGGAGGCGACATCACGCTGCTCGTCGATACGAATCTCGGGGAGTGGGATTACGCCGTGGCGAGTGGCGATGGCGAGTGGCTCGCCGAAAAGGCGAAGACCAGCACCAGCCTGACACTGACGGCTGCCGCCAACGAACGTTTTTCGCAGTTGAAGGCCACCGTGACCTTCTCCGTTACAGGCTATCCCGATTTGAAACAGGAGGTCGAGGTGACGCAGAACGGTTTCACGGCCGATCTGCTCGATCTGGTTTTCAATAACGACGGCACGGCCACCGACATCTCCCCGATGCATAATGTCGTGGAATGTTTGCCCGGGGCGTCGCTGATGACCTATTACAACGACAGTTACGGACGCTATGTCGCCCGGTTCAACCACGAACCCGGGGCCAATCCCTCGTCGGGGTATTACAAGGTCGACTATTTCAACAACCAGACTTTCCGGGATGCGCTGGCCGACGGACATACGCTGGAGGTGCTTGTGATGTTCGATGCCGAGGCCGACGGGGAAAAGGAGATCAAGCCGCTCAGTTCGATGCAGGGCGGCGGTACCGGGTTCCTCATCACCAAGAAAGACAGAGGAACGGAGCTTACTTTTCTGCCGCACCTCACCTCCGGAGGTTGGCAGTGGACGCGCAGCGGTGTCACGCCCCAGCGTGCCAAATACTACCACTTGGTGGGTGTCTGGGACAAGACGGCGCAGAAATCGCGCATCTATGTCAACGGTGAACAGAAAGCGGAGATCGCCGCCGAGGGGAACTTCAATTTCCCGAACAACGACAACTGCTATTGGTTCGGTATCGGCTGCGATGCCGGGGACAATAAGGCGGAAGCCGGCTGGCGGGGCGATATAGCTATTGTGCGCATCTACGGCGACCCGCTTTCGGCCGACAAGGTAGCCGCGCTCTGGAATGAGGTGAAGGACCTCGAGCCGCAGGGTAGTGTCATTGAGCTTTCGGATATCACCTTCCTGCCGAATGCTTTAGTGAAGGCCGGTTCGGTCTATAAGGTTTTGGGCAAGGGTTTCCAGGCGGGCGATCGCATGCGGCTCGAATCCGTGGACGATGAGAAGAGCTCCTTCCTCTGCGATGCGACAGTGACCGACGCCTCGATCGGATTCGAAATTCCCGGAGGATTCGTATCGGGTAATTATCGGATGGTTCTGATGCGGGGCGACGCCCGTTGTCCGATTGGGTTCGTGGAGCTGACGCTCTCGGACAATCCCACCCTGCAGAACCTTCCGCAGGTGATCGCCCACCGGGGCTTCCACACGACGAACGGCGCGGCAGAGAATTCGCTGGCTTCGCTCGAGGCGGCCATTGCGCTCGGGGTCTACGGCTCGGAGGCCGATTTTTACATCACGCGCGACGGGGTGGTCGTTTCCAACCACGATCCCGATATTAACGGGGTGAAGATCGAGAGTGCCGATTATGACGATATCAAGGATATCGAACTTTCCAACGGCGAAAAGGTCGCCACGCTGGATGTCTACCTCGATGAGATTGCGGAAGCTGTAACGAAACTCATTATCGAGATAAAGCCACACTCCACGACGGAACACAACAACCGGGTGGTCGACGCCATCGTCGGGGAACTCGCCGCACGCGGTATGAACGACCGGGTTGATTTCATCTCGTTCAATTATGCCATCTGCCAGCGTTTGGCAGCCAAGGTCCCGGGTGCGCTTGTCGGTTATCTTCAGGGTGACAAGTCCCCGTGGTCGATGTCGCCGGATATCAAGTGTATCGACTATTCGATGGCGGCCCTGCGGCAGAATCCGCGTTGGGTACGGGATGCCCATGCACGCGGAATGAAGGTCAATGTGTGGACTGTCAATTCGCAGGCCGATATGATGGAATTCATTGGCATGGGTGTCGATTTCATTACGACCGACCATCCCGATACGCTCCGGGAAATGCTTTCGGAACTTGCCGAATAG
- a CDS encoding RNA polymerase sigma-70 factor: MEEGITLIQLREGGQQAFSRLFTLYYRDLVLYAGRYLPEQAACEDIVQDTFLKVWNLRDRLDIAVSLRVYLIGAVRNRCLNEIKHRKLALNTSVDTLTWIPARIEEEATLYSELNERLDRSLQALPPLYREAFEMNRFRHMKYQEIADTLGVSKRTVEVRIGKALALLRWDLKDFLPLALLFLAL; the protein is encoded by the coding sequence ATGGAAGAGGGGATTACGCTCATACAACTCAGAGAGGGCGGGCAACAGGCTTTCTCCCGGTTATTTACGCTCTATTACCGGGACCTGGTGCTCTATGCCGGACGCTACCTGCCCGAGCAGGCGGCGTGTGAGGATATCGTGCAGGATACGTTTCTGAAGGTCTGGAATCTGCGCGACAGACTGGATATCGCCGTTTCGCTGCGGGTCTATCTCATCGGGGCTGTTCGCAACCGCTGCCTGAACGAAATCAAACACCGCAAGTTGGCGTTGAACACCTCCGTCGATACCCTGACGTGGATACCTGCTCGCATTGAGGAGGAGGCGACGTTATATTCCGAGCTGAACGAGCGGCTCGACCGGTCCTTGCAGGCGCTGCCGCCCCTTTACCGCGAAGCTTTTGAGATGAACCGCTTCCGTCACATGAAATACCAGGAGATTGCCGATACGCTCGGCGTTTCGAAACGCACGGTCGAGGTTCGTATCGGTAAGGCCCTGGCCCTGTTGCGCTGGGACCTGAAGGATTTTCTGCCGCTCGCGCTGCTTTTTTTAGCCTTATGA
- a CDS encoding FecR family protein, whose translation MNECLGAIMAKYLAGEASPEETAQLTAWIGEDRNHAREFARLTDIDQVVRPPFDPAGISVDIARERTMLLLQGEERRRRRLRFVRGFERAAAVLFLPLVLVSVYLFMARPEPAASDTTWQTVTTPFRTQTQLELPDGSKVWLNGGSTLRYPLAFGAGERSVSLTGEAYFEVKSDKTNPFVVHTKTVGVTATGTAFNVDAFRNDNVVSVTMVRGVVDVDMKGETRRMAPGERICYDNRLGTYTVDQTDSEKWCAWRNGEIIFENDRLDYVFHRLGQLYNVEFTVCDPSVNCYVYHAVFTDETLPEILEMLKISAPIRYEILQADSPAPNIPKQHIRVYGK comes from the coding sequence ATGAACGAATGCCTCGGTGCGATCATGGCAAAATACCTCGCCGGCGAAGCGTCGCCCGAAGAGACGGCGCAACTGACGGCATGGATCGGGGAAGACCGTAACCATGCCCGGGAGTTTGCCCGGTTGACGGATATCGACCAGGTTGTGCGGCCTCCTTTCGACCCGGCGGGGATCTCTGTCGATATTGCCCGGGAGCGGACAATGCTTCTGTTGCAGGGCGAGGAGCGTCGACGCCGGCGGTTGCGTTTCGTCCGTGGTTTCGAACGGGCCGCGGCCGTACTGTTTTTGCCGCTCGTCCTCGTTTCGGTTTATCTGTTCATGGCCCGGCCGGAGCCTGCGGCGTCCGATACGACCTGGCAGACCGTAACTACACCGTTTCGCACGCAGACACAGCTGGAGCTGCCCGACGGGTCGAAGGTATGGCTCAACGGCGGCAGTACGCTTCGCTATCCGCTTGCCTTCGGGGCCGGCGAACGTTCCGTGTCGCTCACGGGTGAGGCCTATTTCGAGGTGAAGTCGGATAAGACGAATCCTTTCGTCGTGCATACGAAGACCGTCGGGGTGACGGCTACGGGGACGGCTTTCAACGTGGATGCTTTCCGAAATGACAATGTCGTTTCGGTGACGATGGTGCGCGGCGTCGTGGATGTGGACATGAAGGGGGAGACCCGGCGTATGGCTCCCGGTGAGCGTATCTGCTATGATAACCGGCTCGGCACATACACCGTCGACCAGACCGATTCGGAGAAATGGTGCGCCTGGCGCAACGGGGAGATCATCTTCGAGAACGACCGGCTGGACTATGTCTTTCATCGCCTCGGACAATTATATAACGTAGAATTCACTGTTTGCGACCCGTCGGTCAACTGTTATGTCTATCATGCGGTCTTTACCGACGAGACGCTGCCTGAAATCCTGGAGATGCTGAAGATCAGCGCTCCGATACGGTATGAGATTTTGCAGGCGGATTCTCCTGCCCCGAACATTCCCAAACAACATATCCGCGTCTACGGCAAGTAG
- a CDS encoding glycoside hydrolase family 2 protein, with protein sequence MKTNLFLIALAALLFTGAKNAAAWQPAGDRIKTRWAADVDPSCPLPEYPRPALVRDRWLNLNGEWDYAVRSVSEGEPADYDGKILVPFPVESSLSGVQREVGAANALWYRRSFTVPASWNGERILLHFGAVDYEAEVWLNGVKVGSHSGGYTAFRFDLTPYLTRGEQRLVVRVWDPTDAGPQPRGKQRSKPEAIWYTPVTGIWQTVWLEPVGVSRIEGLYTTPDIDTRRLCVVPSVGNAVEGDVVEITLRDGGKTVAQARCVAGLPVTLPVPGMKLWTPEEPFLYDLEVTLLRGGRVLDRVGSYAAMRKISVKRTVGDAVRMQLNNRDYVQLGLLDQGWWPDGLYTAPTDEALTYDILKTKELGFNTIRKHIKVEPARWYAHCDRLGVLVWQDMPSGDENPRWIPDRWFDDRELVRSAASEEAFRREWRGIIDQLRCHPSIVMWVPFNEAWGQFKTREIAEWTKGYDPSRLVDAASGGNHYPGAGDVFDVHAYPHPRIHTTDNSRPLVIGEYGGIGLALKDHLWLPDRNWGYVQYKTPEEATDEYVRFAELLRQLVVAGVSGAIYTQTTDVEIEVNGLMTYDRAVVKFDPERVRKANEAVLGALNDF encoded by the coding sequence ATGAAAACGAATTTATTTCTGATTGCCCTGGCCGCCCTGTTGTTCACGGGCGCCAAAAATGCCGCTGCCTGGCAGCCCGCCGGAGACCGGATCAAGACCCGATGGGCGGCGGACGTCGACCCCTCGTGCCCGCTCCCGGAGTATCCGCGCCCTGCCCTGGTGCGCGACCGCTGGCTGAATCTCAACGGTGAGTGGGATTATGCCGTTCGTTCCGTATCCGAAGGAGAGCCCGCCGATTACGACGGGAAGATACTCGTTCCGTTTCCGGTGGAGTCGTCGCTCTCGGGCGTGCAGCGCGAGGTGGGGGCTGCAAATGCCCTGTGGTACCGGCGGTCTTTTACGGTTCCCGCTTCCTGGAATGGAGAACGCATTCTGCTCCACTTCGGAGCCGTAGACTATGAGGCTGAAGTGTGGCTCAACGGCGTGAAAGTCGGTTCCCATAGCGGCGGATATACCGCTTTCCGATTCGATCTCACTCCTTATCTGACGCGCGGCGAACAGCGGCTCGTCGTTCGGGTCTGGGACCCTACTGATGCCGGTCCGCAGCCTCGTGGCAAACAGCGCTCGAAACCCGAAGCGATCTGGTATACGCCCGTTACGGGTATTTGGCAGACCGTGTGGCTCGAGCCGGTCGGGGTTTCCCGCATCGAAGGGCTCTATACGACGCCAGACATCGACACCCGGCGGCTGTGCGTCGTGCCGTCAGTCGGGAATGCCGTCGAGGGCGATGTCGTGGAGATTACGCTGCGAGATGGAGGGAAGACCGTGGCGCAGGCTCGTTGTGTCGCCGGGTTGCCCGTGACGCTCCCTGTTCCGGGGATGAAACTCTGGACGCCTGAAGAGCCGTTTTTATACGATTTGGAAGTGACCCTTTTGCGCGGTGGCCGTGTGCTCGACCGTGTGGGGAGTTATGCCGCCATGCGTAAGATATCGGTGAAACGCACGGTAGGCGATGCCGTGCGCATGCAGTTGAACAACCGAGATTACGTTCAGTTGGGACTGCTCGATCAGGGCTGGTGGCCCGACGGACTCTATACGGCCCCGACGGACGAAGCGCTCACTTACGATATTCTCAAGACCAAAGAGCTTGGATTCAATACCATCCGCAAGCATATCAAGGTCGAACCGGCCCGCTGGTATGCCCATTGCGACCGGTTGGGTGTGCTCGTCTGGCAGGACATGCCCAGCGGCGACGAGAATCCCCGCTGGATTCCCGACCGCTGGTTCGATGACCGGGAGCTGGTCCGTTCCGCTGCTTCGGAGGAGGCTTTCCGCCGTGAGTGGCGCGGTATCATCGACCAACTGCGCTGTCATCCGAGTATTGTGATGTGGGTTCCCTTCAATGAGGCATGGGGGCAGTTCAAGACCCGTGAGATTGCCGAATGGACGAAAGGTTACGACCCGTCGCGTCTGGTCGATGCGGCCAGTGGCGGCAACCACTATCCCGGTGCAGGCGATGTGTTCGATGTTCATGCATATCCCCATCCCCGTATCCACACCACCGACAACAGCCGTCCGCTGGTTATCGGCGAGTATGGCGGGATCGGACTGGCCCTGAAAGACCACCTCTGGCTTCCCGACCGCAACTGGGGCTATGTGCAGTACAAGACTCCGGAAGAGGCCACCGATGAGTATGTGCGCTTTGCTGAACTGCTCCGTCAGCTGGTCGTTGCCGGTGTTTCGGGCGCCATCTATACCCAGACGACCGATGTGGAGATAGAGGTGAACGGATTGATGACCTATGACCGAGCTGTCGTGAAATTCGATCCGGAGCGTGTGCGGAAGGCCAACGAGGCGGTGCTCGGGGCACTGAATGATTTCTGA
- a CDS encoding glycoside hydrolase family 97 protein, whose amino-acid sequence MTIHMTTVLLGVLMFAACAESRPAVTIGSPGGKLKAELSLDEGVLNYRLMAGKEQLLGPSRLGIVTASADFSQGLLADSCTLPFEGFYDYNFPLGRQVVGNKPYCEQTLFVRNATGQRLGVTFRLTDDGAAFAYRIEGTGRDTVLRECTGFGLGEDARGFLQPLSEGKTGWARTNPGYEEHYNLEVVPGTPSDFRQGWVFPALFRTEKHWLLISETGVDGNYVASHLADSLVEGNLRLEFAHVDNNLPEDPVTPVVTLPFITPWRTVAVGETPAKIVESTLAQDLVWPRYKAAAAYTPGKAVWSWLVEDDPGTTCENSRRYIDLAADLGFRYCLIDALWDTRIGRDKVAELARYADDKNVKLILWYNSNGQWNDAPQGPLHRMDTREIRREELHWLQRTGISGIKVDFFGGDKQSGMRLYEELLTDANDFGISVNLHGSTLPRGWERMFPNMVTAEAVRGMENSKYVGEKERERPVLSTVAVFTRNVAGPMDFTPTVLNSAMEVYGNHIPRVTTAAFELALPVVFYSPIQHLGIVPENLHAFPQFVWDYLRDVPTVWDETRCLAGYPGRDAVLARRKGDLWYVAGINGEEYGKTFDLTLPASGRAVLIRDKAGERNAVEQIPVEIPGDSRISLPVDGWGGFVLIIR is encoded by the coding sequence ATGACGATACATATGACGACCGTTCTGCTGGGTGTGCTGATGTTTGCCGCCTGTGCTGAATCCCGGCCCGCTGTCACGATCGGGAGCCCCGGCGGGAAACTGAAAGCCGAGCTTTCGCTCGACGAAGGTGTGTTGAACTACCGGCTGATGGCTGGAAAGGAGCAGTTGCTCGGCCCTTCGCGGCTGGGTATCGTAACGGCCTCTGCTGACTTTTCTCAGGGGCTTCTCGCCGACAGTTGCACACTGCCTTTCGAAGGTTTTTACGACTATAATTTCCCGCTCGGCCGGCAGGTTGTTGGGAATAAGCCCTATTGCGAACAGACGCTTTTCGTAAGGAATGCCACCGGGCAGCGGCTGGGTGTCACGTTTCGCCTGACCGACGACGGAGCGGCCTTTGCCTACCGAATCGAAGGTACGGGACGCGATACCGTGTTGCGTGAATGTACGGGTTTCGGACTCGGGGAGGATGCCCGCGGTTTCCTGCAACCGCTCTCCGAAGGTAAAACGGGCTGGGCCCGGACCAATCCCGGCTATGAAGAGCATTACAATCTGGAGGTAGTTCCCGGTACACCTTCCGATTTCAGGCAAGGATGGGTGTTCCCGGCGCTGTTTCGCACGGAGAAGCACTGGTTGTTGATCTCTGAAACGGGCGTCGACGGCAATTATGTCGCCTCGCATCTGGCCGATTCGCTCGTGGAGGGTAACCTGCGGCTTGAGTTTGCCCATGTTGACAACAATCTGCCCGAGGATCCTGTGACGCCAGTTGTCACGCTTCCCTTCATTACGCCGTGGCGGACCGTTGCCGTGGGTGAAACTCCGGCGAAGATTGTCGAATCGACCCTTGCGCAGGACCTTGTGTGGCCCCGCTACAAGGCTGCTGCTGCTTATACGCCCGGCAAGGCCGTCTGGAGTTGGCTGGTCGAGGATGATCCCGGCACGACCTGTGAAAATTCGCGCCGCTATATTGATCTGGCAGCTGATCTCGGGTTCAGATATTGTCTGATCGACGCGCTGTGGGACACGCGGATCGGACGTGACAAGGTTGCCGAACTGGCTCGCTACGCAGATGATAAAAATGTAAAGTTGATTTTGTGGTACAACTCCAACGGGCAGTGGAACGATGCTCCGCAGGGACCCTTGCACCGTATGGATACGCGGGAAATCCGGCGTGAAGAATTGCACTGGTTACAGCGGACGGGTATCAGCGGCATCAAAGTCGATTTTTTCGGCGGCGACAAGCAGAGCGGTATGCGCCTCTACGAGGAATTGCTTACCGATGCCAACGACTTCGGTATTTCGGTCAACCTTCACGGGTCGACGCTGCCCCGGGGATGGGAACGGATGTTCCCCAATATGGTGACGGCCGAAGCCGTGCGTGGCATGGAGAACAGCAAATACGTCGGGGAAAAGGAGCGGGAACGCCCTGTGCTGAGTACCGTGGCGGTTTTTACGCGCAATGTTGCCGGACCGATGGATTTCACGCCGACGGTGCTTAACTCCGCGATGGAGGTCTATGGCAACCATATTCCGCGTGTCACGACGGCAGCCTTCGAACTGGCGCTGCCTGTGGTGTTCTATTCGCCGATCCAGCATCTGGGGATTGTTCCCGAAAATCTGCATGCATTTCCGCAATTCGTCTGGGACTATCTGCGCGATGTGCCGACTGTCTGGGACGAGACTCGTTGTCTGGCCGGATATCCCGGCCGCGATGCGGTGTTGGCCCGGCGTAAAGGCGATCTGTGGTATGTGGCGGGCATCAACGGTGAGGAGTATGGCAAGACTTTCGACCTCACGCTTCCGGCATCGGGCCGGGCCGTGCTGATCCGCGATAAGGCGGGGGAGCGCAATGCCGTCGAACAGATCCCGGTGGAGATTCCGGGCGACAGCCGTATTTCGCTGCCCGTGGATGGCTGGGGAGGATTCGTCCTCATCATTCGATAG
- a CDS encoding glycoside hydrolase family 3 C-terminal domain-containing protein → MHKTFLLIAAALTAVTALRAQLVTPEHEARARELVGRMTLEEKIDYIGGYNTFFIRSVPRLGIPEIRMADGPQGVRNDFSAQLVGRDKKSTLYPCGMAAAATWDRELVRKMGSGIGQDARARGVHILLGPGVNIYRSPLCGRNFEYFGEDPYLVSETTVSMVEGIQSQGVMACAKHFAANNQEWDRYNVSSDVDERTLHEIYLPSFEKAVSRAGIGALMCGYHLVNSVHSSEYGYLNVDVLRDRWGFKGILMSDWGGTYSTLGPVFNGLDIEMPGGGMMNRAKIVPLVENGVVDESLIDTKVQHILQSLLAFGFFDRPQKDERISERNPYSDSVALEVARAGVVLLKNDGLLPLAKGKVVVCGPNANTIVTGGGSGVVYPFESCSVAEGMRKMGRKYRSLYDTSGWKTDLSAFYADEACTVPGARVEYFNSKDLSGGAVHTAVVMRIDAEYPASPVPGIVDDDYSDRYTFYYKPAADSYLYLSAGGDDGYRLLIDGEPVIDDWENKAYRSKDIFRRFEAGRVYKFTYEHTDDYSVSRVMFRYSDHMNDPAFNEALTGADAVIACVGFDAVTEHEGGDRTFALPEGQEDLIDALLRRNPNVIVVLNAGGGVDMTPWLDRVPAVVMAWYPGQQGGQAVAEIITGKVSPGGRLPFTIEKRLGDNPAYGNYHTNVDMSMFNTPYKRVAYNEGIFVGYRGFERNGVEPLFPFGFGLSYTTFEYSGLEVGETADGGFVVSFDVTNTGKYDAAEVVQLYVSDVEASAPRPAKELKGYEKVFLKRGETRRVEIRLGEEAFRFYDFKQHRFVVEPGAFDIFVGASSRDIRLRTCITVNQ, encoded by the coding sequence ATGCACAAGACTTTCCTGCTGATCGCGGCGGCGCTGACCGCCGTGACGGCCTTGCGGGCACAGCTCGTCACCCCGGAACACGAGGCGCGTGCCCGTGAACTAGTCGGGCGAATGACGCTCGAAGAGAAGATTGACTACATCGGAGGTTACAATACCTTCTTCATCCGCTCCGTACCGCGGCTCGGGATTCCCGAAATCCGCATGGCCGACGGCCCGCAGGGCGTGCGCAACGATTTCAGCGCCCAGCTCGTCGGCCGTGACAAGAAAAGCACGCTCTATCCGTGCGGCATGGCTGCCGCTGCGACCTGGGACCGCGAGCTCGTGCGCAAGATGGGGAGCGGTATCGGACAGGATGCGCGTGCCCGCGGGGTGCACATCCTGCTGGGGCCCGGTGTGAACATCTATCGCTCACCGCTTTGCGGACGCAATTTCGAATATTTCGGCGAAGATCCCTATCTGGTGAGCGAAACAACCGTGAGTATGGTCGAAGGAATTCAGAGTCAGGGAGTAATGGCCTGTGCGAAACACTTCGCTGCCAACAATCAGGAGTGGGACCGTTACAACGTTTCGTCCGATGTGGACGAACGGACGCTGCATGAAATTTATCTGCCGTCGTTCGAAAAGGCTGTCAGCCGGGCCGGGATCGGCGCCCTGATGTGCGGCTACCACCTTGTCAACAGCGTTCACTCCTCCGAGTACGGCTATCTCAACGTCGATGTGCTGCGTGACCGTTGGGGATTCAAAGGGATTCTGATGTCGGATTGGGGAGGGACTTACTCGACGCTCGGGCCCGTGTTCAACGGCCTCGACATCGAGATGCCCGGCGGTGGGATGATGAACCGTGCCAAGATCGTGCCGCTCGTCGAGAATGGAGTTGTCGATGAGTCGCTCATCGATACGAAGGTACAGCACATTCTCCAGTCGCTTCTCGCCTTCGGTTTTTTCGACCGTCCTCAGAAGGACGAGCGGATCAGCGAGCGTAATCCCTATTCTGACAGTGTGGCCCTTGAGGTAGCACGCGCGGGTGTGGTGCTGCTCAAGAACGACGGCCTGCTACCGCTTGCCAAGGGCAAGGTAGTCGTTTGTGGTCCCAACGCCAACACGATCGTTACGGGTGGCGGCAGCGGGGTGGTCTATCCTTTCGAGAGTTGTTCCGTGGCCGAGGGGATGCGGAAGATGGGCCGGAAATACCGATCGTTGTACGACACCTCGGGCTGGAAGACCGATCTCTCCGCATTCTATGCCGATGAAGCATGCACTGTGCCGGGGGCCAGGGTCGAGTATTTCAACTCGAAAGATCTTTCCGGCGGAGCCGTACATACGGCCGTTGTCATGCGGATCGATGCCGAATACCCGGCTTCGCCCGTACCGGGTATTGTCGATGACGACTATTCGGATCGCTATACGTTCTATTATAAACCCGCCGCCGATTCTTACCTCTATCTTTCGGCGGGTGGAGACGACGGTTACAGGCTGCTGATCGACGGTGAACCAGTCATCGATGACTGGGAGAACAAGGCCTACCGTTCGAAGGATATCTTCCGTCGCTTCGAGGCCGGGCGCGTTTATAAGTTCACCTATGAGCACACCGACGATTATTCCGTTTCCCGGGTGATGTTCCGTTATTCGGACCACATGAACGACCCGGCTTTCAACGAGGCGCTTACCGGGGCCGACGCGGTGATCGCCTGCGTCGGATTCGATGCCGTGACCGAGCATGAGGGCGGCGATCGTACCTTCGCCCTGCCCGAAGGACAGGAAGACCTCATCGATGCGCTGCTTCGCCGCAATCCCAATGTTATCGTCGTGCTGAACGCCGGCGGCGGCGTGGATATGACTCCTTGGTTGGACCGCGTGCCTGCGGTAGTCATGGCGTGGTATCCCGGTCAGCAGGGCGGACAGGCCGTCGCCGAGATTATCACCGGCAAGGTGTCGCCGGGCGGCAGGCTTCCTTTCACGATCGAAAAACGACTCGGAGACAATCCCGCTTACGGAAACTACCATACCAATGTGGATATGAGTATGTTCAATACCCCTTACAAGCGGGTAGCCTACAACGAGGGTATCTTTGTCGGTTACCGGGGATTCGAACGCAATGGTGTCGAACCGCTCTTTCCGTTCGGCTTCGGACTGTCGTATACGACGTTCGAATACTCCGGGCTGGAGGTCGGGGAGACGGCCGACGGCGGGTTTGTCGTTTCGTTTGACGTGACCAACACCGGCAAATATGACGCCGCCGAGGTGGTGCAGCTCTATGTGTCGGATGTCGAGGCTTCGGCGCCCCGTCCCGCCAAGGAGTTGAAAGGTTATGAAAAGGTCTTTCTGAAACGGGGCGAGACACGCCGCGTGGAGATCCGGCTCGGGGAGGAGGCTTTCCGCTTCTATGACTTCAAGCAGCATCGGTTCGTCGTCGAACCGGGTGCGTTCGACATTTTCGTCGGTGCTTCGTCACGCGATATACGGCTCCGGACATGTATCACCGTAAACCAATAA